The segment CATATCGTCCAGCGCAGCGCCATCCCCCTCTTCGGCCCGCCCGACCTGACGCCCTGGGAATGGCTGAAGGGCCGGCGCCCGAGCAATCGCTACGGCGCCCTGGTGATCGTCAAGGATGTGACCGAGGAGATCGCACAGGAGCGGGAACTGAAGGTCAAGGCCGTCATGATCAAGGAGGTGCATCATCGCGTCAAGAACAACTTGCAGATGTTGGTCTCGATCATGCGGATGCAGGCCCGCCGCGCCTTCACCGACGAGGCGCGTTCACTGTTGTACGAGTCGATCAACCGCATCCTCAGCATGTCGGCCATCCACGAATCGCTCTCGGAGGGCGAGGACCAGGTGCTGAACCTGCGCGATGTGGCCCAGCGGATGATGCGGCATCTGCAACAGAGCGCGGTTGGCCCGGCGCGTGACATCCGTCTGTTGGTCGAGGATGCGGACGATGTCTTCTTGCCCACCAACAAGGCTACCGCCTGCGCCCTGGTGATCAACGAGTTGGTTCTCAATGCCCTCAAGCATGGTTTTCACGAGGAGCTGGGCGGCCGCGTGGCTGTCGTCATCCACGATCGGGGACAGAGCGTCGAGATCAGGGTGGTGGACAACGGCCACGGTCTGCCCAAAGAATTCTCGCTCGAATCGGAGACCAGCCTGGGGCTTGACATCATTCGCACCTTAGTGCAGGATGATCTCAAAGGTACTTTCGAATTGATCTCTCGACCTCAGTCTGGCGCTCAGGCGGTGGTCTGTTTTCCCAAAACGAGCAGCGGAGGCCCAGTATGAGCCAGCCCACTTCCCCCAA is part of the Caldilineales bacterium genome and harbors:
- a CDS encoding PAS domain-containing sensor histidine kinase, which produces MNPTFLHRDEQLWLQLLATMPDEDRGLLERTTAALPLAADLTRSDVFLLALLGEDGFGVVIHARPHSMATLYPDSPVGHRYGSDERPWLWSAVRSEQRWARVEPEVPDQRPEMGQEVWPVVGTGRRSLAAMVVYTNVIERERHRRRDPSFQRALHRLLTTVAAGQLAGVEVVPPFEEQDGILFVDHQAHYRYLSGQANNVYRRLGYLDDLRGRSLDEVAAGDLELVQKAWQSQGCEFAEGVVRGHIVQRSAIPLFGPPDLTPWEWLKGRRPSNRYGALVIVKDVTEEIAQERELKVKAVMIKEVHHRVKNNLQMLVSIMRMQARRAFTDEARSLLYESINRILSMSAIHESLSEGEDQVLNLRDVAQRMMRHLQQSAVGPARDIRLLVEDADDVFLPTNKATACALVINELVLNALKHGFHEELGGRVAVVIHDRGQSVEIRVVDNGHGLPKEFSLESETSLGLDIIRTLVQDDLKGTFELISRPQSGAQAVVCFPKTSSGGPV